The genomic stretch AAAGCTTTGTTCATTTGTATGATGTATCAGAAAAGAGCGCCATCGAGGAGCTGCCGTTTTATCAATATGTCAAAGAAGATATTGCAATGGTGCTTAACGGGGCGAAGGAAAAGCTCTTGCGCGCGCTTGAGCTGACGAAAGCGCCGGGCGGCCCGGCGCCGCGTGCTGACAATTTTCTTGATGATCTTGCTCAGATTGATGAACTGATTCAGCATCAGGACGATTTCAGTGAACTATATAAGCGGGTGCCCGCCGTCTCTTTTAAGCGTGCCAAAGCAGTAAAAGGGGATGAGTTCGATCCAGCGCTCCTTGATGAGGCGACAGATTTGAGGAACGGCGCAAAAAAACTGCTTGAAAAGCTCAAAACCGACTACTTCACGCGAAGTCCTGAACAGCACTTGAAAAGCCTAGCCGAGATGAAGCCTGTCATTGAAACGCTCGTACAGCTTGTCATCAGCTATGGAAAACGATTCGAAGCTGCGAAACAGGAAAAATCAATCATCGATTTTTCGGATTTGGAGCATTACTGTTTAGCGATTTTGACAGCTGAGAATGACAAAGGTGAACGTGAGCCGAGCGAGGCTGCAAGGTTTTATCAGGAACAGTTTCATGAGGTGCTCGTTGACGAATATCAGGATACCAACCTCGTGCAGGAATCGATTCTGCAGCTCGTCACAAGCGGTCCGGAGGAGACTGGTAACCTGTTTATGGTAGGAGATGTCAAACAGTCGATTTATCGATTCAGGCTTGCGGAGCCGCTTCTTTTCCTCTCTAAATACAAACGGTTTACAGAGAGCGGAGAAGGCACGGGGCGGAAAATCGATTTAAATAAAAATTTCCGAAGCCGGGCTGATATTTTAGACAGCACAAACTTTTTATTTAAACAGCTGATGGGCGGCAAAATCGGTGAGGTCGATTATGACGAGCAGGCTGAGCTGAAGCTTGGTGCAGCGTATCCGGACAATGACGAGACGGAAACAGAGCTGCTGCTGATCGACAACGCAGAAGATACGGATGCAAGCGAGGAAGCAGAAGAGCTTGAAACGGTGCAGTTTGAGGCAAAAGCCATCGCTAAGGAAATTCGTAAGCTGATTTCATCGCCGTTTAAGGTGTATGACGGAAAAAAGAAAACACATCGCAATATTCAATACCGAGATATCGTGATTTTGCTCCGTTCGATGCCGTGGGCTCCGCAAATCATGGAGGAGCTGAGAGCACAGGGCATACCGGTTTACGCCAATTTAACGTCAGGCTATTTTGAAGCGGTCGAAGTCGCCGTCGCGCTTTCTGTGCTGAAGGTGATTGATAATCCGTATCAGGATATACCGCTTGCCTCTGTGCTGCGCTCACCGATTGTCGGAGCAGATGAAAACGAGCTGTCTTTGATCCGGCTTGAAAATAAAAAAGCGCCGTACTATGAGGCGATGAAAGACTACCTGGCTGCTGGTGACCGGAGCGATGAGCTTTATCAAAAGTTAAATACGTTTTACGGACATCTGCAAAAATGGCGCGCGTTTTCGAAAAACCACTCAGTATCTGAGCTGATTTGGGAAGTGTACCGCGACACCAAATATATGGATTATGTCGGCGGCATGCCGGGCGGAAAACAGCGCCAGGCCAATTTGCGTGTTCTTTATGACAGGGCGCGTCAATATGAATCAACGGCATTTCGCGGCTTGTTCCGTTTCCTGCGGTTTATCGAACGCATGCAGGAGCGGGGCGATGATCTTGGTACGGCGAGAGCGCTCAGCGAGCAGGAGGATGTTGTCCGCTTAATGACGATCCACAGCAGCAAAGGGCTCGAATTTCCAGTCGTGTTTGTAGCAGGTCTCGGCCGGAATTTCAACATGATGGATTTGAACAAATCGTACCTGCTGGATAAGGAGCTCGGATTTGGCACGAAGTATATTCATCCGCAATTACGCATCAGCTATCCGACACTTCCGCTCATTGCGATGAAGAAAAAAATGCGCAGGGAGCTGCTGTCAGAGGAATTGCGTGTGCTCTATGTTGCATTAACGAGAGCGAAGGAAAAGCTGTTTCTGATTGGCTCATGTAAGGATCATCAGAAACAGCTTGCAAAATGGCAGGCATCCGCGTCCCAAACTGATTGGCTTCTGCCGGAATTTGACCGCTATCAGGCGAGAACGTATCTAGATTTCATTGGGCCGGCTCTTGCCAGGCACAGAGACTTGGGGGATTTGGCTGGTGTGCCAGCACACGCTGACATCTCAGGTCACCCGGCTCGTTTTGCCGTTCAAATGATCCATTCCTATGATTTGCTTGATGATGATCTGGAAGAAAGAATGGAAGAAAAAAGCGAGCGCCTAGAAGCGATCCGCCGAGGTGAACCAGTTCCCGGCTCGTTTGCGTTTGATGAAAAAGCCCGCGAGCAGCTGAGCTGGACCTACCCGCATCAAGAAGTGACGCAAATTCGGACAAAGCAATCAGTTTCTGAGATCAAGAGAAAAAGAGAGTACGAGGATGAATACAGCGGCAGGGCCCCTGTAAAACCGGCTGATGGAAGCATTCTGTACAGACGTCCCGCTTTTATGATGAAAAAAGGCCTGACAGCGGCAGAGAAAGGGACTGCCATGCATACGGTTATGCAGCATATCCCGCTGTCACATGTGCCGTCGATAGAAGAAGCTGAGCAGACGGTTCACAGGCTTTATGAAAAAGAGCTTCTCACTGAAGAACAAAAAGACGCTATTGATATAGAAGAAATCGTGCAATTTTTCCATACAGAAATCGGCGGACAGCTGATCGGTGCTAAGTGGAAGGACCGGGAAATACCATTCAGCTTAGCGCTTCCGGCCAAGGAGATCTATCCTGATGCACACGAGGCAGATGAGCCGCTTTTAGTGCAGGGTATTATTGACTGTCTCTATGAAACTGAGGACGGATTATATCTATTGGATTATAAGTCGGACCGGATTGAGGGCAAATTCCAGCATGGATTTGAAGGAGCGGCCCCGATCTTGAAGAAACGATATGAAACGCAAATTCAGCTGTACACGAAGGCAGTGGAGCAAATTGCAAAAACAAAGGTAAAGGGATGTGCGCTTTATTTCTTTGACGGAGGGCACATTCTGACATTATAGCGAGATCCATAAGCTCCGGAATTTCAGGCGGAGCGGGTCTCGTTTTCTATATAAAAGAGAGGTGAAAGCATTTGCGGATTTTACATACGGCTGACTGGCATCTTGGAAAAACGCTTGAAGGAAGAAGCAGGCTGAGTGAACAGGCCGATGTGCTGGATGAACTGAATACGATTGTAAAGGATGAGCAGATCGATGCCATTGTAATGGCGGGGGATGCATTTGACACCGTAAACCCGCCAGCTTTAGCCGAGCAGCTGTTTTATGAAAGCCTGTCTGCGCTTAGCGACAGAGGAAAGCGCCCGATCGTCGTCATTGCCGGAAATCACGATAATCCTGACCGTTTGTCCGCCGCTTCACCGCTGACACATGAAAACGGCATTCATTTAATCGGTTATCCGACAACAGAGCCGATTCATATTGAAGTGCCTTCAGCAGGAGAGCTTTTGGCGGTTGGAGCGCTGGCGTACCCATCTGAAGCGCGGTTAAATGAAGTGCTATCCGATACGTTTGATGAAAAGCTGCTCCGTGATCACTATGATGTGAAAATCAGGCAGGCGTTTGAGCATATGACAAGCCGGTTCCGGACCGATGCAGTGAAGATTGCCGCCAGCCATATTTATGTGGCAGGCGGAAACCAAACCGATTCAGAGCGGCCGATTGAAGTCGGCGGTGCATACACGGTGGCTGCTGAAAGCCTGCCGGCAGATGCCGCTTACGTTGCGCTCGGCCATTTGCATCGCCCGCAAACGATCAAGCGGGCGCGGACGCTTGCGCGTTATTCAGGATCTCCGCTCGCCTACAGCTTTTCTGAAGCGGGCTACGCTAAATCAGTGACGATTGTGGACGCAAAGCCTGGGGAAGAGGCCACTTGGCAAGAGGTGTTATTATCAAGCGGCAAGCCACTTGTGAAGTGGAAAGCGGCAAATGGATTAAGTGAGGTGTACAGCTGGCTGGATGAAGGCAGAGATCAGAATGCTTGGATTGACTTGGAAATCCGTGTCGCGGACCAGCTGTCACTTGAAGAGATTCACAGGCTGCGGAAGGCGCACCCGGGCTTTATCCATATCAGGCCGGTTTTTGAAGAACAGAACAAAGACCGGGAACGGATCGAGGTTAAACATGTCTCAATCGAGGACCGCTTTAAGAAATTTTATGAAAAACAAACTGGCGGTGCGGTGCCGGATGAAGAAATGGTGAAGCTGTTTTTAGAGCTTGCATCAGGCGTTGAAGAGGAGGATGCGAAATGAAGCCGATCGCCTTAAGCATTAAGGGGCTCCACAGCTTTAGAGAGGAGCAGACGATAGATTTTGAAGGCCTTTCCGGTGCCGGTGTTTTCGGCATTTTCGGCCCGACAGGAAGCGGTAAATCCTCTATACTCGACGCAATGACGCTTGCTTTATACGGAAAGGTGGAACGGGCGGCGAATAATACGCACGGAATCTTAAATCACGCCGAAGATACGCTGTCTGTGTCCTTTACCTTTGCGCTTCAGACGAATCACCAAATCTCATACAAAGTCGAGCGTGTGTTTAAGAGAACGGATGAAATGAAGGTAAAAACGGCACTTTGCCGCTTCATCGAAATCAAGGACGAGCATACGGTGCTGGCTGATAAAGCCAGCGAAGTGAATAAAAGAGTGGAGGAGCTCTTAGGGCTGACGATCGACGATTTTACGAGAGCGGTGGTGCTGCCCCAAGGGAAATTTGCTGAATTTCTGTCTTTAAAAGGGGCAGAGCGCAGGCATATGCTTCAGCGTTTATTTAATTTGGAGCAATATGGAGACAGGCTTGTGAAAAAGCTGAGACGGCAGGCGCAGGAAGCCAATGCGAGAAAAAATGAAATGCTTGCTGAACAGTCCGGTCTCGGTGAGGCGAGCTCAGAGGCAGTGGAGCAGGCTGAAAAGGTTCTCGAACAAGCTGAAGCCCGGCTGGAAGCGATGAGGAAGAACCGTGATCAGGCGAAGGAGCGGTTTACAGAGCATCAGGAGATATGGAATGTCCAAAAGGAAAAATCCACTTATGAAGAAGAGGAAAAACGTCTCGCAGAAGAACAGCCGCATATAGACAGCATGCAAAAACGCCTGCTGGAAGCAGAAACAGCAGCAGCCCTTAAGCCCTATGCGGACCGGTACGCAGAAGCGATCCAGCATGAGGAGCAAGCTGAAAAGGAACAAACGCTAGCCCAAAAGGATTTAGCAGACCGGACAGCTTTCTTTCAGCAAAAACATGAAGAGTATGAAGCGTGGCGCCAGCATAAAAGCGAGAAAGAGCCTGAGCTTTTAGCCAAACAGGAACAGCTTTCACGCTTGCAGGAAATCGAAATCAAACTGAGTGAGGCCAAGCAAGAGGAAGAGCGCAAAAAGGCTGACCTCCGGCAGAAAGAAGAGGCTCTTCAATCTGTCATGAATGAATTAGAGACCGTAACAGACCGCCTGACACGAGGGCAAAACAGACAGACAGAATTGAAGCAGCAGCTCAAATCCCTGCAGGTGACATCCGATGAGCGAAAAAGCTGCCAGCAGGCCGCAGAGATGGCATTGCGCATCAGACAAACCGAGGAACAAATCAAAAAAGAGAAAAAACGAAGTGAAGAATTGAACCTCGTGCTGCAGAAGATGAATGAAGAGAAGAATACACTCGTTCAAAAGACGGAAGCGGAAGAAAACAACATCATTCAGGCATATGAGGCAGTTCAAACTGTGTACCATTTGGTGTGCGAAACGGAACGCTCATTAACACGTATGACGGAAGAGGCTAGAAAGAGTCAACACACGCTTCACTTACAGCGTGAAAAAGCAAGGGTGGCACTGCTGACAAAAGAGTTAGCCCAAAAGCTGACTGCCGGAAAGCCTTGCCCGGTATGCGGTTCAACCGATCATGATCCATCTGCCTCGGTACATGAAACGTATGAAGCCGACAGCCATCTTGAAGAGGACATCAAACGGACAGATGTGTTATTGACGGAAGCTGCAGCTCTCAGCCAGGAGATTCTTTCAGCCAAAATTATGCTTGAAGAACAGTCCGCGCGCTTTATTGAACAGTGTCCGTTTTTGCAGACAATTCAAGCACAGAACCTTGAAGCGGCAGCTTCCTTCGAACATCAGCCGGTGTATGAAGCATTTGAAACTGCCAAATTTGAATGGAAACGAATCAAGCAGGACATTCTTTCTGTTAAGACACGAATGGCACAAATGATTGGCGCCTATCAGGAGTCTTTAAAAAAGGCCGAGCAGCTTAATGAAAAAATCGGTTTTGAAAAAAGAGAAGCCGACCGTATTGAAAGCATCATCAGTGAGCTTCAATCCTCAATGGACAGCAGTCTGAACATGTTTAAAGAAGCATTTCAGAATCAATCTGTGGACGAAGCAGAAAAATGGCAGCAAGCCATTGAAGAAAAGGACCGGGCTGCAGAAGAATGTGAAAAACGAATTGAGAAGAGTATCGCGTTTCTTGCTGAGCATGAAGCACAAAAGGAAAAACTGCGGGAATCGGGACACCGGCTTGAGCGGGAAAAGCTGGAGCTTCATTATGCGGCTGAACGCATCAAGAGCGTGATAGCTGATTATGAGCACGAACTCGGAGATTATGCAAAAGGAGATTCGATTCAAATCAAACTCCGCTCTGTCCAGCAGGATCTAAAGCTGTTAAAGGAAAAAGAACAATCTTTATATGAAGAACTGCAAAGCGCCCAAATGAAGCTCAACCAAGCGAAAAGCCGCGCTTCTGCAAGCGAGCTCACTCTTCAAGAGGCGAAGGGCAGATTGGAAAAAGCAAAAGCTGCTTGGCTTGAGCATACAAAAAACACCTCCATTACCCGGACTGAGGAGGTTGAACAAAGTCTCATCCCAGCTGATGAACTTGAAAAGATGAAAACCGGCATAGACCAGTTTATGGATAAACTGAAGCAAAATGCTGCAAACTTAAAACGAGTAGCAGAGATACTTGCCGGCAGAGCATTATCAGAGAGCGAATGGAACGAAACCGTTGCAGCATTACAAGAAGCTGAGGACGCATTTGGCGCTGCTATAGAGGAAAAAGGCGCGGCCGCAAAAGCACTGGCTGTCATTCGCGACCATCATAAACGGTTTAATGAAATTGAAGCTGAACTGAAAAAATGGCAGATGCATATCGACAGGCTGGACAAGCTGCAAGCTGTGTTTAAAGGCAATACCTTCGTCGAATTTTTAGCTGAGGAGCAGCTTGAAAGCGTTGCGAGGGACGCCTCAGCAAGACTCAGTATGCTGACAAGACAGCGCTATGCCATCGAAGTAGATTCTGAGGGCGGCTTCGTGATGCGGGATGACGCGAATGGAGGCGTACGACGCCCGGTTTCCAGTTTGTCTGGAGGAGAGACCTTCCTCACCTCGCTTTCACTTGCTCTTGCGCTGTCTGCGCAGATTCAGCTTCGGGGGGAATACCCGCTGCAGTTCTTTTTCT from Bacillus subtilis subsp. subtilis str. 168 encodes the following:
- the sbcD gene encoding DNA repair exonuclease (Evidence 1a: Function from experimental evidences in the studied strain; PubMedId: 7968921, 8493111, 16780573; Product type e: enzyme) → MRILHTADWHLGKTLEGRSRLSEQADVLDELNTIVKDEQIDAIVMAGDAFDTVNPPALAEQLFYESLSALSDRGKRPIVVIAGNHDNPDRLSAASPLTHENGIHLIGYPTTEPIHIEVPSAGELLAVGALAYPSEARLNEVLSDTFDEKLLRDHYDVKIRQAFEHMTSRFRTDAVKIAASHIYVAGGNQTDSERPIEVGGAYTVAAESLPADAAYVALGHLHRPQTIKRARTLARYSGSPLAYSFSEAGYAKSVTIVDAKPGEEATWQEVLLSSGKPLVKWKAANGLSEVYSWLDEGRDQNAWIDLEIRVADQLSLEEIHRLRKAHPGFIHIRPVFEEQNKDRERIEVKHVSIEDRFKKFYEKQTGGAVPDEEMVKLFLELASGVEEEDAK
- the sbcC gene encoding DNA ATP-dependent repair enzyme (Evidence 1a: Function from experimental evidences in the studied strain; PubMedId: 16780573, 19906728; Product type e: enzyme) gives rise to the protein MKPIALSIKGLHSFREEQTIDFEGLSGAGVFGIFGPTGSGKSSILDAMTLALYGKVERAANNTHGILNHAEDTLSVSFTFALQTNHQISYKVERVFKRTDEMKVKTALCRFIEIKDEHTVLADKASEVNKRVEELLGLTIDDFTRAVVLPQGKFAEFLSLKGAERRHMLQRLFNLEQYGDRLVKKLRRQAQEANARKNEMLAEQSGLGEASSEAVEQAEKVLEQAEARLEAMRKNRDQAKERFTEHQEIWNVQKEKSTYEEEEKRLAEEQPHIDSMQKRLLEAETAAALKPYADRYAEAIQHEEQAEKEQTLAQKDLADRTAFFQQKHEEYEAWRQHKSEKEPELLAKQEQLSRLQEIEIKLSEAKQEEERKKADLRQKEEALQSVMNELETVTDRLTRGQNRQTELKQQLKSLQVTSDERKSCQQAAEMALRIRQTEEQIKKEKKRSEELNLVLQKMNEEKNTLVQKTEAEENNIIQAYEAVQTVYHLVCETERSLTRMTEEARKSQHTLHLQREKARVALLTKELAQKLTAGKPCPVCGSTDHDPSASVHETYEADSHLEEDIKRTDVLLTEAAALSQEILSAKIMLEEQSARFIEQCPFLQTIQAQNLEAAASFEHQPVYEAFETAKFEWKRIKQDILSVKTRMAQMIGAYQESLKKAEQLNEKIGFEKREADRIESIISELQSSMDSSLNMFKEAFQNQSVDEAEKWQQAIEEKDRAAEECEKRIEKSIAFLAEHEAQKEKLRESGHRLEREKLELHYAAERIKSVIADYEHELGDYAKGDSIQIKLRSVQQDLKLLKEKEQSLYEELQSAQMKLNQAKSRASASELTLQEAKGRLEKAKAAWLEHTKNTSITRTEEVEQSLIPADELEKMKTGIDQFMDKLKQNAANLKRVAEILAGRALSESEWNETVAALQEAEDAFGAAIEEKGAAAKALAVIRDHHKRFNEIEAELKKWQMHIDRLDKLQAVFKGNTFVEFLAEEQLESVARDASARLSMLTRQRYAIEVDSEGGFVMRDDANGGVRRPVSSLSGGETFLTSLSLALALSAQIQLRGEYPLQFFFLDEGFGTLDQDLLDTVVTALEKLQSDNLAVGVISHVQELRARLPKKLIVHPAEPSGRGTRVSLELM
- the addA gene encoding ATP-dependent deoxyribonuclease (subunit A) (Evidence 1a: Function from experimental evidences in the studied strain; PubMedId: 7746142, 8387145, 8510642, 8752323, 11544244, 16385024, 16780573, 19542287, 21071401, 22307084, 24670664, 26762979; Product type e : enzyme); translated protein: MNIPKPADSTWTDDQWNAIVSTGQDILVAAAAGSGKTAVLVERMIRKITAEENPIDVDRLLVVTFTNASAAEMKHRIAEALEKELVQRPGSLHIRRQLSLLNRASISTLHSFCLQVLKKYYYLIDLDPGFRIADQTEGELIGDEVLDELFEDEYAKGEKAFFELVDRYTTDRHDLDLQFLVKQVYEYSRSHPNPEAWLESFVHLYDVSEKSAIEELPFYQYVKEDIAMVLNGAKEKLLRALELTKAPGGPAPRADNFLDDLAQIDELIQHQDDFSELYKRVPAVSFKRAKAVKGDEFDPALLDEATDLRNGAKKLLEKLKTDYFTRSPEQHLKSLAEMKPVIETLVQLVISYGKRFEAAKQEKSIIDFSDLEHYCLAILTAENDKGEREPSEAARFYQEQFHEVLVDEYQDTNLVQESILQLVTSGPEETGNLFMVGDVKQSIYRFRLAEPLLFLSKYKRFTESGEGTGRKIDLNKNFRSRADILDSTNFLFKQLMGGKIGEVDYDEQAELKLGAAYPDNDETETELLLIDNAEDTDASEEAEELETVQFEAKAIAKEIRKLISSPFKVYDGKKKTHRNIQYRDIVILLRSMPWAPQIMEELRAQGIPVYANLTSGYFEAVEVAVALSVLKVIDNPYQDIPLASVLRSPIVGADENELSLIRLENKKAPYYEAMKDYLAAGDRSDELYQKLNTFYGHLQKWRAFSKNHSVSELIWEVYRDTKYMDYVGGMPGGKQRQANLRVLYDRARQYESTAFRGLFRFLRFIERMQERGDDLGTARALSEQEDVVRLMTIHSSKGLEFPVVFVAGLGRNFNMMDLNKSYLLDKELGFGTKYIHPQLRISYPTLPLIAMKKKMRRELLSEELRVLYVALTRAKEKLFLIGSCKDHQKQLAKWQASASQTDWLLPEFDRYQARTYLDFIGPALARHRDLGDLAGVPAHADISGHPARFAVQMIHSYDLLDDDLEERMEEKSERLEAIRRGEPVPGSFAFDEKAREQLSWTYPHQEVTQIRTKQSVSEIKRKREYEDEYSGRAPVKPADGSILYRRPAFMMKKGLTAAEKGTAMHTVMQHIPLSHVPSIEEAEQTVHRLYEKELLTEEQKDAIDIEEIVQFFHTEIGGQLIGAKWKDREIPFSLALPAKEIYPDAHEADEPLLVQGIIDCLYETEDGLYLLDYKSDRIEGKFQHGFEGAAPILKKRYETQIQLYTKAVEQIAKTKVKGCALYFFDGGHILTL